In one Rutidosis leptorrhynchoides isolate AG116_Rl617_1_P2 chromosome 8, CSIRO_AGI_Rlap_v1, whole genome shotgun sequence genomic region, the following are encoded:
- the LOC139862017 gene encoding uncharacterized protein has translation MIGVGGSDWKHYVRRKPHVVKRRIRKGIPDCLRGLVWQLISGSRDLLLMNPGVYEQLVIYETSASELDIIRDISRTFPSHVFYQQRHGPGQRSLYNVLKAYSVYDRDVGYVQGMGFVTGLLLLYMSEEDAFWLLVALLKGAVHDPMEGLYLEGLPLVQQYLFQFDRLMREYMPKLGEHFTQEMINPSMYGSQWFITVFSYSFSFHLALRIWDVFLYEGVKIVFKVGLALLKYCHDDLVNLPFEKLIHALRNFPDDAMNPDKLLPMAYSFKVSKRLEELKMEYEKRNGKVAESKAKQKQPLST, from the exons ATGATTGGTGTTGGAGGGAGTGATTGGAAGCATTATGTAAGGAGAAAACCTCATGTTGTTAAGCGTAGAATACGAAAAGGTATTCCTGATTGTTTGAGGGGGCTTGTTTGGCAGTTGATCTCTGGAAGTCGAGATCTTTTGTTAATGAACCCTGGTGTTTATGAG CAACTAGTGATATACGAGACATCAGCTTCCGAGCTAGATATAATACGGGATATATCTCGTACTTTTCCATCGCATGTGTTTTATCAGCAGAGACATGGGCCTGGTCAAAGATCACTTTATAATGTTTTGAAGGCGTACTCGGTGTACGACAGGGATGTTGGCTATGTACAG GGTATGGGATTTGTAACCGGTCTGTTGCTGCTTTACATGAGTGAAGAAGATGCATTTTGGCTTCTTGTGGCATTATTGAAAGGAGCTGTTCATGATCCAATGGAAGGATTATATTTG GAGGGATTGCCTCTTGTTCAACAATATTTGTTTCAGTTTGATCGTTTGATGAGGGAGTATATGCCAAAGTTAGGGGAACATTTTACACAAGAAATGATAAACCCTAGCATGTATGGAAGCCAGTGGTTTATTACTGTGTTCTCGTATTCTTTCTCTTTCCATCTGGCTCTTCGAATTTGGGATGTTTTTCTCTATGAG GGTGTCAAAATTGTCTTTAAAGTTGGCTTGGCTCTGTTGAAGTATTGCCATGATGATTTG GTGAATTTACCGTTTGAGAAACTTATTCATGCTCTTCGTAACTTCCCTGATGATGCAATGAATCCAGATAAATTGCTGCCAATGGCCTACTCATTTAAG GTATCAAAGCGTTTGGAGGAGCTTAAGATGGAGTATGAGAAGAGAAATGGGAAGGTAGCTGAATCAAAGGCAAAGCAAAAACAGCCACTTTCGACCTGA